A region from the Serinibacter arcticus genome encodes:
- a CDS encoding phosphoribosyltransferase — protein MSDVERFPVSEDHPDREVLTWGEFGHAMRDLARTIVSSAWQPEVVVAIARGGLVPAGAIAYALETKAMGTLNVEFYRGVGETLPDPIVLPPALDTSELSGLRVLVVDDVADSGRTLLLVLDLMRSHGADVRSAVIYAKPTSIVQPTYVWRDTDRWIMFPWSSLPPVTGATSTDG, from the coding sequence ATGAGCGACGTCGAGCGGTTCCCCGTGTCCGAGGACCACCCCGACCGCGAGGTCCTGACCTGGGGAGAGTTCGGTCACGCGATGCGCGACCTCGCGCGCACCATCGTCTCCTCCGCGTGGCAGCCGGAGGTCGTCGTCGCGATCGCCCGCGGCGGCCTCGTGCCGGCCGGCGCGATCGCCTACGCCCTCGAGACGAAGGCGATGGGCACCCTGAACGTCGAGTTCTACCGCGGCGTCGGCGAGACCCTGCCCGACCCGATCGTGCTGCCGCCGGCGCTCGACACCTCCGAGCTGTCCGGTCTGCGCGTGCTCGTGGTCGACGACGTCGCGGACTCCGGCCGCACGCTCCTGCTCGTGCTGGACCTCATGCGCTCGCACGGGGCCGACGTCCGCAGCGCCGTCATCTACGCCAAGCCGACCTCGATCGTGCAGCCGACCTACGTCTGGCGCGACACGGACCGCTGGATCATGTTCCCGTGGTCCTCGCTCCCACCCGTCACGGGCGCGACCAGCACCGACGGCTGA
- a CDS encoding low molecular weight protein-tyrosine-phosphatase — protein MTYTVMTVCTGNICRSPMAEVVLRQAFAHAGLDDVEVRSTAVTAYEVGNPIDTRARRVLAAAGFTVPDRGAVQVEAEDVAGTDLALAMTAEHARALRRLGFPAEKVVLFRAFESPEVGGALHEVRAEDTPDPWYGGEEDFVETLATIEACVPGILAHVTRERQREA, from the coding sequence AACATCTGCCGCTCGCCCATGGCCGAGGTGGTCCTCCGGCAGGCGTTCGCGCACGCCGGTCTGGACGACGTCGAGGTGCGTTCGACCGCCGTGACCGCCTACGAGGTCGGCAACCCGATCGACACCCGCGCCCGTCGGGTGCTGGCCGCGGCCGGCTTCACCGTGCCCGACCGCGGGGCGGTGCAGGTGGAGGCCGAGGACGTCGCCGGCACCGACCTGGCGCTGGCCATGACGGCGGAGCACGCCCGGGCCCTGCGACGCCTGGGCTTCCCGGCCGAGAAGGTCGTGCTGTTCCGGGCGTTCGAGAGTCCCGAGGTCGGCGGAGCGTTGCACGAGGTGCGCGCGGAGGACACTCCCGACCCCTGGTACGGCGGCGAGGAGGACTTCGTCGAGACGCTCGCGACGATCGAGGCGTGCGTGCCCGGGATCCTCGCCCACGTCACGCGCGAACGGCAGCGCGAGGCCTGA